The Streptomyces cynarae genome contains a region encoding:
- a CDS encoding CvpA family protein, producing the protein MTDGFDFSPGAQVPLSGSAGQTAATYALASAAYREDDEVTKILEADNEWHQSTVKPPRPGARIFRPKLGEAYSRAVIDRMLGAGRKPLIQSFGTEPQVVVEHCLAAHRIRRERDNWLTAVTVLCGVLFLPGFLVWLLVFQIRTTLGRRTDRSAGALATTLLVAVGALAVIFLIRMPFSGFWGWYARASVVMPVVGWFWAKQICERTAKDLRERWDSLLAGGGLGAKIPEAVPGHPGDAAEQLRKELTRLSAEQRSNSVFYAGPKGILGMGTRWGSWQLAEDLVSAEPGKDFHPFRSWDLITAIQGDLAMLERTSINTGGFPKPSITHWIVTPIGEKAKEVSRPSGTDVDAYTIKTHAIQDICNKQQFGSGDRHYLGVQWTLWDGQLVITMLITVTVLHDTLRIEVTGHALGPVNSLFTTKPEPKEKEVAKTVKFWETHKVRLPLVDADEVVRLAARAPLTSYPPFLNWLGGSLTLPEPFGLRHAWADQPWRHRFMADDALRAATPVLRVVHAAAIRVLRDHGVDVEAFGTRSTFLSTQVQDPTPKKADVYDA; encoded by the coding sequence GTGACGGACGGATTCGATTTCAGCCCCGGGGCGCAGGTGCCCCTTTCGGGCTCCGCGGGCCAGACGGCGGCGACCTACGCCCTGGCCTCGGCGGCGTACCGGGAGGACGACGAGGTCACCAAGATCCTCGAGGCCGACAACGAGTGGCACCAGTCGACCGTCAAGCCCCCGCGTCCGGGGGCGAGGATATTCCGCCCCAAGCTCGGTGAGGCCTACTCCCGCGCGGTGATCGACCGCATGCTGGGCGCCGGGCGCAAGCCCCTGATCCAGTCGTTCGGCACCGAGCCGCAGGTCGTCGTGGAGCACTGCCTGGCGGCCCACCGCATCCGACGGGAACGCGACAACTGGCTGACGGCGGTGACGGTCCTGTGCGGGGTGCTGTTCCTGCCTGGATTCCTGGTGTGGCTGCTGGTGTTCCAGATCCGCACCACTCTCGGCAGGCGGACGGACAGGAGCGCCGGTGCGCTCGCCACGACCCTTCTGGTCGCCGTCGGCGCCCTCGCCGTGATCTTCCTGATCCGTATGCCGTTCTCCGGCTTCTGGGGGTGGTACGCGCGCGCGTCGGTCGTCATGCCGGTCGTCGGCTGGTTCTGGGCCAAGCAGATCTGCGAGCGCACGGCGAAGGACCTGCGTGAGCGCTGGGACAGTCTGCTCGCGGGCGGCGGCCTGGGTGCCAAGATCCCCGAGGCGGTGCCCGGGCACCCGGGCGACGCGGCCGAGCAGCTGCGCAAGGAGCTCACCCGGCTGAGCGCCGAGCAGCGGTCCAACTCCGTCTTCTACGCCGGTCCCAAGGGCATCCTCGGCATGGGCACACGCTGGGGCAGCTGGCAGCTGGCCGAAGACCTGGTCTCCGCCGAGCCCGGGAAGGACTTCCACCCCTTCCGCAGCTGGGACCTGATCACCGCGATCCAGGGCGATCTGGCGATGCTGGAGCGGACCTCCATCAACACCGGCGGTTTCCCGAAGCCCTCCATAACGCACTGGATCGTCACACCGATCGGGGAGAAGGCGAAGGAGGTCTCCCGGCCCAGCGGCACCGACGTGGACGCGTACACGATCAAGACGCACGCGATACAGGACATCTGCAACAAGCAGCAGTTCGGCAGCGGCGACCGGCACTACCTCGGCGTCCAGTGGACGCTGTGGGACGGCCAGTTGGTCATCACCATGCTCATCACGGTGACGGTGCTGCACGACACCCTGCGCATCGAGGTCACCGGGCACGCCCTGGGGCCGGTCAACTCCCTGTTCACCACGAAGCCCGAGCCCAAGGAGAAGGAGGTGGCCAAGACCGTCAAGTTCTGGGAGACCCACAAGGTGAGGCTGCCGCTGGTCGACGCCGACGAGGTGGTGCGGCTCGCCGCCCGCGCCCCGCTCACCTCGTATCCGCCGTTCCTGAACTGGCTCGGCGGCTCGCTGACCCTCCCGGAGCCGTTCGGTCTGCGCCACGCCTGGGCGGACCAGCCGTGGCGTCACCGTTTCATGGCCGACGACGCCCTGCGCGCGGCCACGCCGGTGCTGCGGGTGGTGCACGCGGCGGCGATCCGGGTCCTGAGGGACCACGGGGTGGACGTGGAGGCGTTCGGGACGCGGTCGACGTTCCTCAGCACGCAGGTGCAGGATCCGACGCCGAAGAAGGCGGACGTGTACGACGCGTAG
- a CDS encoding elongation factor G-like protein EF-G2 has product MGDKANVHPGAAGRATAADRPASVRNVVLVGHSGSGKTTLVEALALTAGALNRAGRVEDGGTVSDYDEIEHRQQRSVQLSMVPVEWDGIKINLLDTPGYADFVGELRAGLRAADAALFVVSASDGVDGSTRMVWEECAAVGMPRAIVITHLEAARADFEEMTRRCAEAFGGDDPDAVLPLYLPLHGPQGPDGHAPVTGLIGLLTQKLFDYSTGERKESEPGEDQLPGIEEARNRLIEGIIAESEDETLMDRYLGGEQVDVKTLIQDLERAVARGSFFPVLAAAPAAEGAKQGLGTVELLELITGGFPTPFEHPMPGVTTIDGKPRELKACDTEGPLVAEVVKTSSDPYVGRISLVRVFSGTLRPDQTVHVSGHGLTDRGHEDHDVDEKIGALSMPFGKQQRPVTHAVAGDLVCVAKLGRAETGDTLSAKDDPLLMEPWQMPDPLLPLAIQAHSKADEDKLSQGLARLVAEDPTMRLEQNQDTHQVVLWCLGEAHADVALERLRSRYGVQVDVVPHRVSLRETFAGRSAGRGRHVKQSGGHGQYAICEIEVEPLPGGSGIEFVDKVVGGAVPRQFIPSVEKGVRAQAAKGVAAGNPLVDIRVTLLDGKSHSVDSSDAAFQTAGALALREAAADATIHLLEPVAEVSVLVGDEYVGAVMSDLSARRGRLLGTEQVSGGRTLVRAEVPEIEIGRYAIDLRSLSHGTARFSRSYARHEPMPPQLGEKIRQEAQKSQ; this is encoded by the coding sequence ATGGGCGACAAAGCGAACGTACACCCCGGAGCCGCCGGCAGGGCAACGGCGGCCGACCGGCCCGCGTCCGTACGGAATGTGGTGCTGGTCGGCCACAGCGGATCGGGCAAGACGACTTTGGTGGAGGCTCTCGCGCTGACGGCGGGAGCGCTGAACCGGGCGGGCCGTGTGGAGGACGGCGGCACCGTCTCCGACTACGACGAGATCGAGCACCGGCAGCAGCGCTCGGTGCAGCTCTCCATGGTTCCCGTCGAATGGGACGGGATCAAGATCAACCTGCTGGACACTCCTGGATACGCCGACTTCGTCGGGGAGCTCCGGGCCGGTCTGCGCGCCGCGGACGCGGCCCTTTTCGTCGTCTCGGCCTCGGACGGTGTGGACGGCTCGACCCGCATGGTGTGGGAGGAGTGCGCGGCCGTCGGCATGCCGCGCGCCATCGTGATCACACACCTGGAGGCGGCCCGGGCCGACTTCGAGGAGATGACCCGCCGTTGCGCGGAGGCGTTCGGCGGGGACGACCCCGACGCCGTCCTGCCGCTGTACCTGCCGCTGCACGGCCCGCAGGGGCCCGACGGGCACGCGCCCGTGACCGGCCTGATCGGGCTGCTCACGCAGAAACTGTTCGACTACTCGACCGGTGAGCGCAAGGAGTCCGAGCCGGGCGAGGACCAGCTGCCGGGGATCGAGGAGGCCCGCAACCGGCTCATCGAGGGGATCATCGCCGAGAGCGAGGACGAGACCCTCATGGACCGCTACCTCGGTGGTGAGCAGGTCGACGTCAAGACGCTGATCCAGGACCTGGAGCGGGCCGTGGCGCGCGGCAGCTTCTTCCCCGTCCTGGCCGCCGCCCCCGCCGCCGAGGGCGCCAAGCAGGGCCTCGGCACGGTCGAGCTGCTGGAGCTGATCACCGGCGGGTTCCCGACCCCGTTCGAGCACCCGATGCCGGGGGTCACCACCATCGACGGCAAGCCGCGCGAGCTGAAGGCCTGCGACACCGAGGGCCCGCTGGTCGCCGAGGTCGTCAAGACCTCCTCCGACCCCTACGTCGGCCGCATCTCGCTGGTCCGCGTCTTCTCCGGCACCCTGCGCCCCGACCAGACGGTGCACGTCTCCGGACACGGCCTGACCGACCGCGGCCACGAGGACCACGACGTCGACGAGAAGATCGGCGCCCTGTCCATGCCCTTCGGCAAGCAGCAGCGCCCGGTCACGCACGCCGTCGCGGGCGATCTGGTGTGCGTGGCCAAGCTCGGCCGTGCCGAGACCGGGGACACCCTCTCGGCCAAGGACGACCCGCTGCTGATGGAGCCCTGGCAGATGCCCGACCCGCTGCTGCCGCTCGCCATCCAGGCGCACAGCAAGGCGGACGAGGACAAGCTCAGCCAGGGCCTGGCCCGGCTGGTCGCCGAGGACCCGACCATGCGCCTGGAGCAGAACCAGGACACCCACCAGGTGGTGCTGTGGTGCCTGGGCGAGGCGCACGCGGACGTCGCCCTGGAGCGGCTGCGCAGCCGGTACGGCGTCCAGGTCGACGTGGTCCCGCACAGGGTGTCCCTCCGGGAGACCTTCGCGGGCAGGTCCGCCGGCCGGGGCCGTCACGTGAAGCAGTCCGGCGGGCACGGTCAGTACGCGATCTGCGAGATCGAGGTGGAACCGCTGCCGGGCGGCTCCGGCATCGAGTTCGTGGACAAGGTGGTCGGCGGAGCGGTGCCCCGGCAGTTCATCCCGTCCGTCGAGAAGGGGGTGCGCGCGCAGGCCGCCAAGGGCGTGGCCGCCGGCAACCCGCTGGTCGACATCCGGGTCACGCTGCTCGACGGCAAGTCGCACTCCGTGGACTCCTCGGACGCCGCCTTCCAGACGGCGGGCGCGCTCGCCCTGCGCGAGGCGGCGGCCGACGCCACGATCCATCTGCTGGAACCGGTCGCCGAGGTGTCGGTGCTGGTGGGCGACGAGTACGTGGGCGCCGTGATGAGCGACCTGTCCGCGCGGCGCGGTCGGCTGCTGGGCACCGAGCAGGTCAGCGGTGGCCGGACTCTGGTACGGGCCGAGGTGCCGGAGATCGAGATCGGCCGGTACGCGATCGACCTGCGCTCCCTCTCGCACGGCACCGCACGTTTCAGCCGCTCCTACGCGCGGCACGAGCCGATGCCGCCACAGCTCGGGGAGAAGATCCGTCAAGAGGCTCAGAAGTCCCAGTAG
- the pgsA gene encoding phosphatidylinositol phosphate synthase: protein MLNKYARAFFTRVLTPFAAFLIRRGVSPDTVTLIGTAGVIAGALVFYPRGEFFWGTVVITLFVFSDLVDGNMARQLGRSSRWGAFLDSTLDRVADGAIFGGFALWYAGNGDDNVLCAVSIFCLASGQVVSYTKARGESIGLPVAVNGLVERAERLVISLVAAGFAGLHKFGVPGIQWLLPIALWIVAVGSLVTLIQRVVTVRRESAEADAAAAAQNDESTSHGSETAK, encoded by the coding sequence ATGCTGAACAAGTACGCGCGTGCTTTCTTCACGCGTGTTCTCACACCGTTCGCCGCGTTTCTGATCCGGCGGGGCGTCAGCCCCGACACGGTCACGCTGATCGGCACCGCCGGCGTGATCGCGGGCGCGCTGGTCTTCTACCCCCGGGGCGAGTTCTTCTGGGGCACGGTCGTCATCACGCTGTTCGTCTTCTCGGACCTCGTCGACGGCAACATGGCCCGCCAGCTGGGCCGCTCCAGCCGTTGGGGCGCCTTCCTGGACTCCACGCTCGACCGGGTCGCCGACGGCGCGATCTTCGGCGGCTTCGCCCTGTGGTACGCGGGCAACGGGGACGACAACGTCCTGTGCGCGGTGTCGATCTTCTGTCTGGCCAGCGGCCAGGTGGTGTCGTACACCAAGGCCCGCGGCGAGTCGATCGGGCTGCCCGTGGCGGTCAACGGCCTCGTGGAGCGCGCAGAACGCCTGGTGATCTCCCTGGTCGCCGCCGGTTTCGCGGGCCTGCACAAGTTCGGCGTGCCCGGCATCCAGTGGCTGCTGCCGATCGCGCTGTGGATCGTCGCCGTCGGCAGCCTGGTGACGCTGATCCAACGGGTCGTCACCGTGCGCCGGGAGTCCGCCGAGGCGGACGCCGCCGCGGCCGCGCAGAACGACGAGAGCACCTCGCACGGCAGCGAGACGGCCAAGTGA
- a CDS encoding HIT family protein — translation MLHLMTSEPEQQIGVGTQDAFQRLWTPHRMAYIQGENKPTGPGADDGCPFCSIPAKSDEDGLIVKRGELVYAVLNLYPYNGGHLMVVPYRHVADYTDLTEPETAELAELTKQAMTALRTASGAHGFNIGMNQGSVAGAGIAAHLHQHIVPRWGGDTNFMPVVGHTKVLPQLLADTRKMLAEAWPA, via the coding sequence ATGCTGCACCTCATGACGAGTGAGCCGGAGCAGCAGATCGGAGTGGGGACGCAGGACGCGTTCCAGCGCCTGTGGACGCCCCACCGGATGGCCTACATCCAGGGCGAGAACAAGCCGACCGGTCCGGGGGCCGACGACGGCTGTCCGTTCTGCTCCATCCCGGCCAAGTCGGACGAGGACGGGCTGATCGTCAAGCGGGGCGAGCTGGTGTACGCGGTGCTGAACCTGTACCCGTACAACGGCGGCCATCTGATGGTCGTGCCCTACCGCCATGTCGCCGACTACACCGACCTCACGGAGCCGGAGACCGCGGAGCTCGCCGAGCTGACCAAGCAGGCGATGACCGCGCTGCGCACGGCCTCCGGGGCCCATGGGTTCAACATCGGCATGAACCAGGGCTCGGTAGCCGGCGCGGGCATCGCCGCCCACCTGCACCAGCACATCGTGCCGCGCTGGGGCGGCGACACGAACTTCATGCCGGTGGTCGGCCACACGAAGGTACTGCCGCAGCTGCTGGCGGACACGCGGAAGATGCTGGCGGAGGCTTGGCCTGCCTGA